CTAGCCTTTGCCAATGCCTGGTCAACTCTGTTTTGATACTCGACTGCCTGGTCTACCAATGTGAGCAACTCAACAACCAAGATTGACCGTTTTTGATCGAGCAACTCATGCCCTAATGTCGCAAATTTTAACTCATCGGTTAGTCTAAGGAGGTTACTTCTTGTCGGTGCAATATTTTTTTTCATCTTAACGACCGTAGTATTCGGCAATCTCCTCTTCGGTTACCCGCTGTAACTCTTCGGTTGGTAATTCACTTAGCGCTTTCCATCCCAACTCTAGGGTTTG
The nucleotide sequence above comes from Dehalococcoidales bacterium. Encoded proteins:
- a CDS encoding V-type ATP synthase subunit D, yielding MKKNIAPTRSNLLRLTDELKFATLGHELLDQKRSILVVELLTLVDQAVEYQNRVDQALAKA